A portion of the Lolium rigidum isolate FL_2022 chromosome 1, APGP_CSIRO_Lrig_0.1, whole genome shotgun sequence genome contains these proteins:
- the LOC124702564 gene encoding uncharacterized protein LOC124702564 isoform X2, giving the protein MFDNEVDRLSKLPDDVLLNIVERLDITEVARTAILSRRWKQIPTMLSKIILTVCSFEPKHGRRNLTSHDIVRANTTMLKATRSILESRAGSLYTIHLMSMQFYLGDDSIFIGQTVANTIATQKVASVEFTILTKLGKNCTSGDLLTYGKQFMTFFDSCPNAFGGLAHLWLENLRLGESYFPKIFAICKQLQFLHLWQCDTGHLSLLEVQHPQLRELVISCSSLQRVDLKWVPKLTVVKFNVFISPDDPFSLGYVPLLQTVSIINTGLSEHKMLKLSELLRKTAISNLHLNFKSEKIWVKPEGRKQLLPVFHKLSLVNLFNISEECDLTWTMFILHGAPTLKKLCIMVRDHLCDMIKGKRRYMYAYSKEKDKGLEWEPSAPDFKHHNLAELRIYGFQAEEKFVRYARNVMEAAVNLEAVYLHENPGCEKCKPCLPNEWTLMETLLIRDKINKGICSNVGIHFPSRGREY; this is encoded by the exons GACAATGAAGTTGATAGGCTCAGCAAGTTGCCCGATGATGTTTTGCTCAACATTGTTGAGCGACTTGATATCACTGAGGTAGCAAGAACCGCCATCCTCTCCAGACGATGGAAGCAGATCCCCACTATGCTCTCAAAGATTATCTTAACGGTTTGTTCTTTTGAGCCCAAGCACGGAAGGAGAAACTTAACCTCACATGATATAGTTCGGGCCAACACCACCATGTTGAAAGCAACCAGGAGCATACTTGAAAGCAGGGCTGGAAGTCTATACACCATTCACCTAATGTCCATGCAATTCTATTTGGGAGATGACTCCATCTTCATTGGCCAGACTGTTGCCAACACCATAGCAACACAAAAGGTTGCTTCAGTTGAGTTTACGATCTTAACGAAATTGGGTAAAAATTGTACCTCTGGTGACCTGCTCACTTATGGGAAGCAGTTCATGACATTTTTTGATTCATGTCCAAACGCATTTGGTGGTCTTGCACACCTCTGGCTGGAGAATTTGAGGTTAGGCGAATCATACTTCcccaaaatttttgctatatgcaAGCAACTGCAGTTCCTCCACCTCTGGCAGTGTGACACTGGGCATCTGTCTTTGCTGGAAGTGCAGCACCCGCAGCTCCGTGAACTAGTGATTTCCTGTAGCAGTCTTCAGAGGGTTGATCTGAAGTGGGTACCAAAGCTCACAGTAGTGAAGTTTAATGTGTTTATATCTCCAGATGACCCCTTCTCTTTGGGCTATGTCCCACTGCTCCAGACTGTGAGCATCATTAATACTGGTCTTTCTGAGCACAAGATGCTCAAGCTAAGTGAGTTGCTTCGTAAAACCGCCATAAGCAATCTGCATTTGAACTTCAAATCAGAAAAG ATTTGGGTCAAACCTGAAGGCCGGAAGCAATTGTTACCGGTGTTCCACAAACTAAGTCTTGTGAATTTGTTTAACATTTCTGAAGAATGCGACCTGACTTGGACAATGTTCATACTACATGGTGCACCCACCCTTAAGAAACTATGCATCATG GTGCGGGATCATTTATGTGATATGATAAAGGGGAAGCGGAGGTACATGTATGCATATAGCAAGGAGAAGGACAAAGGACTAGAGTGGGAACCATCTGCCCCTGATTTCAAGCACCATAATCTGGCTGAGCTCAGGATCTATGGGTTTCAGGCAGAAGAAAAATTCGTGAGGTATGCCAGAAATGTTATGGAGGCAGCAGTGAACCTGGAGGCCGTATACCTGCATGAGAATCCAGGGTGTGAGAAGTGCAAGCCCTGTCTTCCAAATGAGTGGACGCTGATGGAGACGTTGTTGATTAGAGACAAAATCAACAAGGGGATCTGCTCAAATGTTGGGATTCACTTCCCAAGTCGAGGGCGAGAATATTAG